atcaacggtctgtaaccatggtccttccgtacgcgcgcgacactggatccacgtctattaatttttaagaaggtgggggcgcgtgtctttatttttttttttatgtaaaattacagaaatgcccctgttgctctattctttcaaaaattaaaagaatgggtattttggtccaactcaaaaggtgcaccttgctaacttagacctaactagggtctaagttagaaaacccctatatatatatatatatatatataatctccaATGCAGAGCCAAGGCCATCAATGCATATTCACAACATCAATGGTTGTCGGACTAACGGCTGAAAAGTCATGATCGATAGTAAATGTCAATTATTTCGATGTCGGCCGTTACAAAAGGATTGACTTCTGCGACCGTTGGACAGGCCGAGCTCAATGTAAAAGTTAGACTTTGACTTTGACCCAGTCCAGGATACCTCGATttaccaacttttttttttctttccttttttgcAGTATTGGGTGTGGAGTATATCCCTTTGGCTAGCTTACTATAGGATTATGCTGTTATGATATTAGTTAAGGCTATTATTGATCTAACTTCCCTAAGACCCTAACTAACAGATTTACCTAACTATTTTaattaggaaaaaaatttaGGGTGCAACTGTAAATCATgtgaatttcaatttcattctgCTTAGTTTCTTATTTACTTGTTTGCAGCATTTGCacatttttcatttctattATTGCAGTAAAACACTTACCTATTTCTTTCAATAAATTGGTTTCAATTCTTGGATTGCTTCATTTTGCTGACTGCATGGTTCCTTCAGTTAACAGTATTATCAACAGTCTTCTTCAAtgttctattttcttttcttttcttgactAAATAAACAATGTTCTGTTTAGAAGGCTAAAGGTAgcttaatttatataataacaaaataggAATTTTCTAACAATAATTTCTACTTGTTAATTTACAGGTTCCTAATTCAATATAGTTTTCAATTCAAATCACATTTCAACCAAACCCTcagaattttattttctatttttctgttttcttgTGTATCACTATACCATTTTATGATGAAATAAGCAGAATTATACActtaaacttttcaaacatgtgaacattttattttaaagaaagcATATTACATCCATATGGGATTAGAATATCATTCTTTTCCCTAAATGATGACATGATTTGCAACTCTCAGCTACATGAGTTATAAGTTACAATAACAACCCTCAACCTCACTTAACCCCACTACATGCATGAAACAATAGACTTCTAATTAATATTACAACAACAAAAGACCCATTTTCCTCATCTCTCAGCTACATGATACCAAATGTGTGGTAATTATTACAACAAACCTCTTCTCCCTACAGAATTCAGTTAATACCAAGTGTTGATGACTTAAACTTGGATCTCAATTAACCATTTATACATCTCTTCTTGAGGAACTGGGATGGAGAAGGTTGTCAACCCAGTCTCTGACTCATAGTTGAAGTCTGTTACAGCGCCATCTACCGTGCACTTCAGTGGACGCTGAGAGGAGTAAACTCCAAACTTGCCACTTCCTCTGGCCTTTAGAGCAATAGTTGCTGTTGTCGTACGGTTAGGACTAAGAGAAGAAGTGGTAAGTTCCGATACAACCTCGCCGTCAAATAGTTCTTGTTTGTTATCAGAGGCTGTGTGGATTTCAACCTCTTCCACAGCTCCTCCAGTGTTGAACATATCCATTAGACCTATTGCTGCAAATGATATACTTGGCGCTATTTCCTATCGAATAAAACATCACATCAGTTAGTATAACAAAAACAAAGGTGGAAAATATCCAGAAACCACTGAAATATTGTAAGCTGCTGCGGATGGTGAGTTCTTACTTGGATTGGACAGAAATGGAAAAGTTCAAACTCCAGAACCTTTAGTGTCACTGGAATCGAAACCCCTTTCGGTAGTCGAATCACCTCACCTGAAAATTTTCATGTTGATTGTTAACTCGTTTGAAAGTCAGAAACAAATGCATTTTCTTTTACACACTATttatatgtaaaattaattGTGAACGATTAATAGTACCTGATCTGTAAGCAAAAACAATAGTCTCCCCATGCCATTCAGCACCAGCTACTTGGTGGATGAAATCAACATCAGAGGCACAAACAGAACCAGTGAGTGTACCAGGAGATGTATCGTGGATGCGAGTTTTCTTCTCTACCTTGCACCACCCAGCACCTTGGCAATTAAATACACCAACAACTCCATTACATTTGTTCATGTTCCATATTTTGAGCAAGCTGAAAATCATAACTCAATTTAATAAACAGGTCCTCAACTTATGTATATGATACACAGCTTTGAAAATATCGCAGATGTTATAGAGTTAAGAAAAACAAACCTAGTCCTATCTCTTGCCGGATCAACAAAGAGAGAGTCGCGTGTAGGCCTGCCGGGTAACTTAGCACGGAGAACCGAACCGTCAGGAAGAACCAGTTTCTTAAGAAGATCAAAATTGTGGTTGCCTGGCTTATCACTGTAAAATCATCATAAAGACAAAATAATTTCTTAGTTAAATTTATGTACATTTCATGTATATGTATAAAGAACATGTTTGCAATTGGATAATATCTCCGTACCTGACATAAATTGGACATCCACCAATTGCACGAGCTGCAGCATGATATTCTGCTGCTGGATGTAAACTCTAAAATCACAGAATATTTTTGTTAGAATGACGAAAAATTAACTTATGCAACAGCaatcaataattaaattaaaattagagaTCAATTCACTATCACTTACATGGAACATGTCCCAATCTGGTTGCATAAACTCTCCAAGGAAAAGTGAATTGTATGCAACAGATGAAATATGGATGGTGTGGGAAGCGGGATCACGCGGGTAAAAATCATCAGAGGCTCTTACAACGGCAGTCTGTTTAGCACTGTAAAGGCCATCAGTGTTGTGACACATACAAGCGATGCATCCATTGTCGGAAAAGTTACGAGAAATGGAAGCCTCGAGCGCATGATTATAGCTGCGTGTAAGTGAGACTCGGCCACCATGTCCAGCACcaagggtttcaataatattttgcaCATCTACCTTCACTCCGTCTACTCCACATGAAGCTAAGTAAGCATGGAGCTCGTTGTAGAAGTTGAAAACCTTCTTCGGATGTACTAGACCGAGGCCGTGTACAGACAAGCTGTCCATGACAATGTCTGGTTGGTTTCCGAGTACTCCTGGCGACTGTACTGGGTATGCCAAGGCAGTGTCGTAATGTTCCATCCCAGTTGCTGCTGGCTTCACTCCACCCCAATAACCAGCTAGTGCATGCCATACATAAACATTTCTGTCCATAACAAAAGTAACCAATTAAGAATCCAGATAATTAATTGGTCGAGCTACTTATAAAACAATGCGTCTTGAATATAGAATAGAGAATGCACTGTGTCACAATAGTATCTACAAATTTTAAGGAACTAGGCCCATACTTCACATTGTGATGTTGCTTTACTCCGTCTACAAGATGTTTAAGACCCGATGTCTGCTCGGGCTGTTCGTTGTTCTGGccgttctttttcttttgaaatttaacATTCTCTTTAATCCCAGTCAACATTGTAGCAAACCTGcattaatagtaaaaattacGTTTTCCGACTAATCAACTGCAAGTACTTTACTCAGGTCAGTTACGAAACAAGTATTTTAAATGGTATGGTAATCAACAAGAAAAGAGAAGAACTGAACATAAGATTCTTACTGTGCTCCTTCTTGTACAACACAACCAGGATCCTTCGCTTTACTTTCAATCTGTTGCCAGCCATCATCAATGATGAGGAACCGTGGAGGTGTACCTCCCTCTGATAGACTGCAGTTACATTTtaacaaatttcttttttttagttaaCCTTCAAACATTATCTTCAAATTCACCTTTACTTCATTCATATGaaatgaaacaaacataatataaaatttctcTTGCTAATTACCTTTTCAGGCCTTGCTCAACACCCTCAGATGTTACATCAGTATAGAAAGCATCCCATGTGCACCAACCAAACCAGTCAAGAAAAGATGGTAGCtacataaataaaaacaacaaaacaagatTAGAAGATCCATAAGATACTTTGCATACTTGTACATTCATTGGTAATACTTCAAGGAAGAGGGTCTTACTCTTTTCTTCTCACGGTGATGAAATGTTTGCATGTGCTTTTCCACAGCCCTAaatcaataaaacaacaaatagaATCAATTAAAACtacaattttcaaatttcaatacaCACATTCTAATATTcatcaaatgaaaaatatattcttttttttttaattaaaaatgaagaaTATATTCTAACTACTTCAATGCAAACAAGGCCAGGTATCATGATGTTCAGTCA
This genomic interval from Trifolium pratense cultivar HEN17-A07 linkage group LG6, ARS_RC_1.1, whole genome shotgun sequence contains the following:
- the LOC123888349 gene encoding probable galactinol--sucrose galactosyltransferase 2 isoform X2 — translated: MVYMHAGTNPFEVINQAVKAVEKHMQTFHHREKKRLPSFLDWFGWCTWDAFYTDVTSEGVEQGLKSLSEGGTPPRFLIIDDGWQQIESKAKDPGCVVQEGAQFATMLTGIKENVKFQKKKNGQNNEQPEQTSGLKHLVDGVKQHHNVKNVYVWHALAGYWGGVKPAATGMEHYDTALAYPVQSPGVLGNQPDIVMDSLSVHGLGLVHPKKVFNFYNELHAYLASCGVDGVKVDVQNIIETLGAGHGGRVSLTRSYNHALEASISRNFSDNGCIACMCHNTDGLYSAKQTAVVRASDDFYPRDPASHTIHISSVAYNSLFLGEFMQPDWDMFHSLHPAAEYHAAARAIGGCPIYVSDKPGNHNFDLLKKLVLPDGSVLRAKLPGRPTRDSLFVDPARDRTSLLKIWNMNKCNGVVGVFNCQGAGWCKVEKKTRIHDTSPGTLTGSVCASDVDFIHQVAGAEWHGETIVFAYRSGEVIRLPKGVSIPVTLKVLEFELFHFCPIQEIAPSISFAAIGLMDMFNTGGAVEEVEIHTASDNKQELFDGEVVSELTTSSLSPNRTTTATIALKARGSGKFGVYSSQRPLKCTVDGAVTDFNYESETGLTTFSIPVPQEEMYKWLIEIQV
- the LOC123888349 gene encoding probable galactinol--sucrose galactosyltransferase 2 isoform X1, which gives rise to MTVTPKISVNDGNLVVHGKTILKGVPENVVFTPGSGNGLITGGAFIGATASHTKSLHVFPIGILEGLRFMCCFRFKLWWMTQRMGTCGRDIPLETQFMLIESKDSEGEDENSPIIYTVLLPLLEGPFRSVLQGNEKSEIEICFESGDHAVETNQGLHMVYMHAGTNPFEVINQAVKAVEKHMQTFHHREKKRLPSFLDWFGWCTWDAFYTDVTSEGVEQGLKSLSEGGTPPRFLIIDDGWQQIESKAKDPGCVVQEGAQFATMLTGIKENVKFQKKKNGQNNEQPEQTSGLKHLVDGVKQHHNVKNVYVWHALAGYWGGVKPAATGMEHYDTALAYPVQSPGVLGNQPDIVMDSLSVHGLGLVHPKKVFNFYNELHAYLASCGVDGVKVDVQNIIETLGAGHGGRVSLTRSYNHALEASISRNFSDNGCIACMCHNTDGLYSAKQTAVVRASDDFYPRDPASHTIHISSVAYNSLFLGEFMQPDWDMFHSLHPAAEYHAAARAIGGCPIYVSDKPGNHNFDLLKKLVLPDGSVLRAKLPGRPTRDSLFVDPARDRTSLLKIWNMNKCNGVVGVFNCQGAGWCKVEKKTRIHDTSPGTLTGSVCASDVDFIHQVAGAEWHGETIVFAYRSGEVIRLPKGVSIPVTLKVLEFELFHFCPIQEIAPSISFAAIGLMDMFNTGGAVEEVEIHTASDNKQELFDGEVVSELTTSSLSPNRTTTATIALKARGSGKFGVYSSQRPLKCTVDGAVTDFNYESETGLTTFSIPVPQEEMYKWLIEIQV